CATCTCTTTCGTTGTGTAAAGTGATAGAGGTCTCACTAGATAGAACATTGAGCATAATGCTTTGTAGGTATTGCATCAAAGTTAAGAGACACAGATGTGTGCTGCATTAATCCTACTCAAATTGCGATCGAGGTCCGTCTGTCCTACACACAACTTGCATACTTGGTAAAATTTCAACCAGTAGAGCTTAATAATGCAACAAGACTGTATAGATGGTAAAACAAATCATATGATTCCAGTGTGTACTGTAAACAAATCATAATAAAAGTCACTATAAATTTTGTGTTTGTCCTGTAAAATTTGCAAGTCTTTACCATTTTCACATTATTGTGCTGTCGTCTGATTGTGGTCCATGATATCATTTTATATTGTTCTTCTTATTGTTCAACATTTTAAAGTAAGTAGCATAACATATTTTTAGTACCATATGTGAGGCCTAACATAGCAACTTGATTATCTTTTGCGTATTAAGTTTGCATCTCATTTTTGTAGACACACACCAAAATTCAGAACTACCTGAAGAAATAGAGTGATCATTTGGGTTGTGCACTTAACCTGCTAAATACTAAATGTGTAACAGATTAATAGCAGATGCTCTTGATTGTATACAAATATAGCAGAACATGGAAAGGGTTTGTTGAATGGTTCATTGTGTTCGGAGTTTTCAGTTTCATAACTAGTTTGAACTTCAGTTACAAAGTTATAGGATGTACTTTATTTAAACCATTTATGGATAAGTTAATTCATTATACTAACCTCGGTTAATTTCACTCTTAATAGACCTAAACTCGGTTTATTTTACTCTTTACAGATCCTAAACCCGGTTTATTTCAATCTTTATAAAAAAATTCATCCAGCATTAAAGAATAtagataaatacatatgtaaagatCATTTTTCAAGTCAACCATAACTGTTGGAACAATTTTACATTAACAATACATATGCTTTACTCTACTAATATGCTACAAAAACATTAAACTACATTTGCTATAAATTGGCACTTCAAGTatagtaacatatatataacaATACACAAAACAAGTAAAAAAGTTAACATACTTGGAATCTATAATCTCCTATCACCTAACCGAAGTGTCGTCTCAATCAAACGAGCGGTAAACTCTCCATCGCTAACTTTCAGCATATCCCACAATGGTACTGAAAGCCCTCGATCAACTAACAACCGATGCCTACGCATAATCTTACCCTCCAAACTATACGAAAAATACTGAGGAaacttcttcaaatcccttaaatccccTTTCATTTCATTCAAGAAGTACTCAACTTTCGGCTTGAAATTATTCTCAATACTAAAGGTTAACAACCCAGGTGATCTCAACACCATATTAACCACATCTTCATACTCAAATCCTAATCCCATTAAGTAATCTAATTTAGGCATCAATGTGCCTTTTACACTTGAAACCAACAACAATGTTGTTTGTGAGGTAATTTTATTAGGACCCACAAACCCTAATTTTCTTAAGAACAGCAATGTGGGTTTTAATTGATCTTCCACACTGCAAATTAAAAGCCTTGGGCACCGAATTATCGATTTCCGAATATCGAAGAAACATAAACCTACATCGTCTAATAAGAATCCAAACACAGGGTAAAGGTCAGTGTGTGGATCAGATGATAGAAGCTGTGGGTACATATCGAATATACGCCCAAATTCGGAGCGTAAAATTCCCATCGAAGATAAACAATTTTCAACGGATTTTAGGGATTGAAGTGAAGTTGATCGAAAATTAGGGTTTTTTTGTAGGGCTTTTGTGGGATTTACCTTCAGGGCTTTAAGATACAGAATTTTTTGCCGGAAAAGGAGGCCGGAGTCGGTGGTAATTAGAGGAGGCGGTGGTGATACGGTGGCGGTAAAGACTCCATTTTTAGGGTTTATTGAAGGATTTTTGATGGTTTTGTGGTGGGGGTTTGAAGGGTTTTGGTGGGATGCTTGCAGTATTGAAGGTTGAGGAGGAAGATGAATGAATCTAACTATCATTTGTTGGTCGGTTGTTGGGTCGAGTGTGTTTTCAGTGAGTGTTTTTGTGAAGAAATAAAGGATGACTTTTTGACATATCATAATGTTAGTGTCCCTCGTGAAAACTGAAGTTCAGGGGTACCTTTTGTAATTATTATTTATCACACAATAAAGACGTTGCTAGTtgtatttcttttctttttctataATAAAAttattgcctttaaaaaaaaaattaaataaataaataaagacgtCGCTAATTTTTTTGAGGGCAATTTTATAAAGCAAAACACACTACCAAAGAACTACGAGTAATAAACAAGAAAAAACGAAGATATTATAAAGGTTTACGTAGTCACATAGTCAATCAATTTAGTATGTTTAATCCAAATAATATAATCAAATAAACTATGATCTATTGTGTTTAAGGAGGCTAATAGATTACCCTACTTGACCCCAAAACATCTTCCTCGAATTCTCGCAACTACACAAAAAGAAAGAAACTCAAATCCTTAGAGCTTTTTGAAAATTGATCCCAAGCATTTAAAAAGCGAGAGATAGTTAATGTCAAAACTTGGACAAATGAGTCGGATGTCGTCACCACTCACCCGGGTACACATGTATCGGAGAGGTTACAAACTATGTTATCACGTCAAGGCCCACTTGGCCAAACA
This window of the Rutidosis leptorrhynchoides isolate AG116_Rl617_1_P2 chromosome 7, CSIRO_AGI_Rlap_v1, whole genome shotgun sequence genome carries:
- the LOC139858301 gene encoding transcription termination factor MTEF1, chloroplastic; translation: MIVRFIHLPPQPSILQASHQNPSNPHHKTIKNPSINPKNGVFTATVSPPPPLITTDSGLLFRQKILYLKALKVNPTKALQKNPNFRSTSLQSLKSVENCLSSMGILRSEFGRIFDMYPQLLSSDPHTDLYPVFGFLLDDVGLCFFDIRKSIIRCPRLLICSVEDQLKPTLLFLRKLGFVGPNKITSQTTLLLVSSVKGTLMPKLDYLMGLGFEYEDVVNMVLRSPGLLTFSIENNFKPKVEYFLNEMKGDLRDLKKFPQYFSYSLEGKIMRRHRLLVDRGLSVPLWDMLKVSDGEFTARLIETTLRLGDRRL